In Pseudomonas fakonensis, one DNA window encodes the following:
- a CDS encoding TetR/AcrR family transcriptional regulator, whose amino-acid sequence MRYSTEHKQQTREKLLASSGALAKRGGFAGTGVAGLMKAIGLTGGAFYNHFPSKDDLFTEVVRRELGNSPLARTSIDRPRLKRLLEQYLSLAHLHDAEGGCPLPPLGVEIARAERPVREEAEHWLVQLQQAWGATLGDPQLAWALISQCVGALMVGRMLASEPVQEQVLQASRTLLEQVLDEAG is encoded by the coding sequence ATGCGTTACTCCACCGAACACAAACAGCAAACCCGCGAAAAGCTGTTGGCCAGCAGTGGTGCACTGGCCAAGCGCGGCGGTTTTGCCGGTACCGGCGTGGCTGGGCTGATGAAGGCCATCGGCCTGACGGGCGGTGCGTTCTACAACCACTTCCCGTCCAAGGACGACCTGTTCACCGAGGTGGTGCGCCGCGAGCTGGGCAACAGCCCGCTGGCCCGTACCAGCATCGACCGCCCGCGCCTCAAGCGCCTGCTGGAGCAGTACCTGTCGCTGGCCCACCTGCACGACGCCGAGGGCGGCTGCCCGCTGCCGCCACTGGGGGTGGAGATCGCTCGCGCCGAGCGCCCGGTACGCGAAGAAGCCGAACACTGGCTGGTGCAACTCCAGCAGGCCTGGGGGGCTACATTGGGTGACCCGCAACTGGCCTGGGCACTGATCAGCCAGTGTGTCGGCGCCCTGATGGTCGGGCGCATGCTCGCCAGCGAGCCGGTGCAGGAACAAGTGTTGCAAGCCAGCCGCACGCTGCTGGAGCAGGTGCTCGATGAGGCTGGTTAA
- a CDS encoding eCIS core domain-containing protein yields MRLVNALLGLLLAAPALAGNCPEGQYEACVVVCFCMPVGEGQPGDVFKDVENMATASLVFALRQARDEANASGTQPIPLHIRAQLEPWYDFAVLDAARYRVGNEQQISAANALLQNPDVNAVTLIDTVIFRRSTDAEDNVALWAHELKHVQQYQQLGVEEFARRYTRNYDELEAPAYKIEAEVAKTLRERGAGGAR; encoded by the coding sequence ATGAGGCTGGTTAACGCACTGTTGGGTCTGTTGCTGGCTGCCCCGGCCCTGGCCGGCAACTGCCCCGAGGGCCAGTACGAGGCCTGCGTGGTGGTGTGTTTCTGCATGCCGGTGGGTGAAGGCCAGCCGGGCGATGTGTTCAAGGATGTCGAGAACATGGCCACCGCCAGCCTGGTGTTCGCCCTGCGCCAGGCCAGAGATGAGGCCAACGCCAGCGGCACCCAGCCGATCCCTTTGCATATCCGCGCCCAGCTCGAACCCTGGTACGACTTCGCCGTGCTGGACGCCGCACGTTACCGGGTGGGTAACGAACAGCAGATCAGCGCCGCCAACGCCCTGCTGCAGAACCCCGATGTGAATGCGGTGACGCTGATCGACACGGTGATCTTCCGCCGCAGCACCGACGCCGAGGACAACGTGGCGCTGTGGGCCCACGAGCTCAAGCACGTACAGCAGTACCAGCAACTGGGGGTTGAGGAATTCGCCCGACGCTACACCCGCAACTACGACGAGCTTGAGGCGCCCGCCTACAAGATCGAGGCCGAAGTGGCCAAAACCCTGCGTGAACGGGGCGCAGGCGGCGCGCGCTGA
- a CDS encoding cupin domain-containing protein produces the protein MDTGTRLKLVRERNNLSQRELARRSGLTNSTISQIEQNRVSPSVSSLKKLLEGIPMSLAEFFSFDEPVREERFVFRGGEQPDLGRNGLRMLLVGASVEGRQMRMLRELYAPGADSGEPIVHSVGEECGLVTRGTMELWVDGQVSILNAGDGYYIPTTLPHSFKNIGPDEAEIISANTPANF, from the coding sequence ATGGACACCGGGACACGACTCAAACTGGTGCGTGAACGCAACAACCTCTCCCAACGGGAACTGGCCCGCCGCAGCGGCCTGACCAACTCGACCATCTCGCAGATCGAGCAGAACCGTGTCAGCCCGTCGGTCAGTTCGCTGAAAAAGCTGCTCGAAGGCATCCCCATGTCGCTGGCCGAGTTCTTCAGCTTCGACGAGCCGGTGCGTGAAGAGCGCTTCGTGTTCCGTGGCGGCGAGCAACCGGACCTTGGCCGTAACGGCCTGCGCATGCTGCTGGTCGGCGCCAGCGTCGAAGGTCGGCAGATGCGCATGCTGCGCGAGCTGTATGCCCCGGGCGCCGACTCTGGCGAGCCGATCGTGCATTCGGTGGGCGAAGAATGCGGCCTGGTCACCCGTGGCACCATGGAGCTATGGGTCGATGGCCAGGTGAGCATCCTCAACGCCGGTGACGGCTACTACATCCCCACCACCCTGCCCCACAGCTTCAAGAACATCGGCCCCGACGAGGCCGAGATCATCAGTGCCAACACCCCGGCGAACTTCTGA
- a CDS encoding DUF3203 family protein, whose amino-acid sequence MPVEVDPSTRRCTLIGDHIRLEGTGPEIEIVTDEQLRMSVAILAGERIPITESEADALTVAGAVDSRRHLKASTPGSVI is encoded by the coding sequence ATGCCCGTCGAAGTCGACCCCAGCACCCGCCGTTGCACCCTGATCGGCGACCATATCCGCCTGGAGGGCACTGGCCCGGAAATCGAGATCGTCACCGACGAACAGCTACGCATGTCGGTGGCGATCCTGGCCGGTGAACGCATCCCCATCACCGAAAGCGAAGCCGATGCGCTGACTGTTGCAGGTGCGGTGGATAGCCGCAGGCACCTCAAGGCCAGCACGCCAGGCTCGGTAATCTAG
- a CDS encoding SDR family oxidoreductase → MAEQQKVVLVVGAGDATGGEIAKRFAREGYIACVTRRQVEKLQPLVDEIRAAGGQAHGFGSDARKEDEVAELVETIERDIGPIEAFVFNIGANVPCSILDETPRKYFKIWEMACFAGFLTAQAVARRMVQRERGTLLFTGATAGTRGAAGFAAFAGAKHGLRALAQSMARELGPRNIHVAHVVVDGAIDTAFIRDSFPERYALKGQDGILDPAHIADSYWYLHSQPRDAWTFELDLRPWMERW, encoded by the coding sequence ATGGCAGAACAACAAAAGGTCGTGCTGGTGGTGGGGGCGGGCGATGCCACCGGCGGCGAGATCGCCAAGCGCTTTGCCCGTGAGGGTTACATCGCCTGTGTTACCCGGCGCCAGGTCGAGAAGCTGCAACCGCTGGTGGACGAGATCCGCGCCGCTGGCGGCCAGGCCCATGGTTTTGGCTCCGACGCGCGCAAGGAGGATGAGGTGGCCGAGCTGGTCGAAACCATCGAGCGCGATATTGGCCCGATCGAGGCGTTCGTGTTCAACATCGGCGCCAACGTGCCGTGCAGCATCCTCGACGAGACCCCGCGCAAATACTTCAAAATTTGGGAAATGGCCTGCTTTGCAGGCTTTCTTACCGCACAGGCCGTGGCCCGGCGCATGGTCCAGCGCGAGCGCGGCACCCTGCTGTTCACCGGGGCCACCGCCGGTACCCGCGGCGCTGCCGGGTTTGCCGCCTTCGCCGGGGCCAAGCATGGCCTGCGCGCCCTGGCCCAGAGCATGGCCCGCGAGCTTGGCCCACGCAACATCCATGTCGCCCATGTGGTGGTGGACGGCGCCATCGACACCGCGTTTATTCGCGACAGCTTCCCTGAGCGTTATGCGCTGAAGGGCCAGGACGGCATCCTCGACCCCGCGCACATTGCCGACAGTTACTGGTACCTGCACAGCCAGCCGCGCGATGCCTGGACGTTCGAACTCGACCTGCGGCCATGGATGGAGCGGTGGTAG
- a CDS encoding hydroxymethylglutaryl-CoA lyase, giving the protein MSLPRKVRLVEVGPRDGLQNEAQPISVADKVRLVDDLTDAGVGYIEVGSFVSPKWVPQMAGSAEVFAGIRQRAGVTYAALAPNLRGFEDAVAAGVKEVAVFAAATEAFSQRNINCSVSESLMRFEPIMDAARSHGVRVRGYVSCVLGCPYEGTVKAEQVAPVARALHDMGCYEVSLGDTIGTGTAGDTRRLFEVVSAQVPREQLAGHFHDTYGQALANVYASLMEGIAVFDSSVAGLGGCPYAKGATGNIATEDVLYLLQGLGIDTGIDLDKLVDAGLRISEVLGRATGSRVARARSAR; this is encoded by the coding sequence ATGTCATTGCCCCGTAAAGTGCGCCTGGTCGAAGTCGGCCCGCGCGACGGCCTGCAGAACGAAGCCCAGCCCATCAGCGTCGCCGACAAGGTGCGGCTGGTGGACGACCTCACCGACGCAGGCGTTGGCTATATCGAGGTGGGCAGCTTCGTCTCGCCCAAGTGGGTGCCACAGATGGCCGGCTCCGCCGAAGTGTTCGCCGGCATTCGCCAACGAGCAGGTGTTACCTATGCCGCGCTGGCGCCGAACCTGCGCGGTTTCGAAGATGCCGTTGCGGCCGGGGTGAAGGAAGTGGCGGTGTTCGCCGCCGCCACCGAGGCGTTCTCCCAGCGCAACATCAACTGCTCGGTCAGCGAAAGCCTGATGCGCTTCGAGCCGATCATGGACGCTGCACGCAGCCACGGTGTGCGGGTGCGCGGCTATGTGTCCTGCGTGCTGGGCTGCCCCTACGAGGGCACCGTCAAGGCCGAGCAAGTGGCCCCGGTGGCCCGCGCCCTGCACGACATGGGCTGCTACGAGGTGTCGCTGGGCGACACCATCGGCACCGGCACCGCCGGTGATACCCGCAGGCTGTTCGAGGTGGTATCGGCACAGGTGCCACGCGAGCAGCTGGCCGGGCACTTCCACGACACCTACGGCCAGGCGCTGGCCAATGTCTACGCAAGCCTTATGGAGGGCATTGCAGTGTTCGACAGCTCGGTGGCCGGGCTGGGCGGCTGCCCCTACGCCAAGGGCGCCACCGGCAATATCGCCACCGAAGATGTGCTGTACCTGCTGCAAGGCCTGGGCATCGACACCGGCATCGACCTCGACAAGCTGGTCGATGCCGGGCTGCGCATCAGCGAGGTGCTGGGCCGGGCGACGGGCTCGCGGGTGGCACGGGCACGCAGTGCACGGTAG
- the ccoG gene encoding cytochrome c oxidase accessory protein CcoG yields the protein MSDRIPFRVIEIAPAAVKQSKSQPGGGIHTRSFTGLYRNLRIGFAGLLFALFFGTAWLQWGGRQAVLWDLAESKFHIFGATFWPQDFILLSALLIICAFGLFAITVFAGRVWCGYSCPQSTWTWLYMWCEKVCEGDRNQRIKLAAAPWGLQKLARRSLKHTLWLAIGLLTGLTFVGYFTPIRPLAAELLSFELEGVALFWVVFFTAATYLNAGWLREAVCLHMCPYARFQSVMFDKDTLAVAYDPARGEARGARKKGSDPRSQGLGDCIDCTLCVQVCPTGIDIRDGLQMACIGCAACIDACDEVMDKMGYARGLVGYKSEHTLQGGTTHWLRPRLLGYAAALLVMIGALVMALQQRPMVSLDVIKDRGLFRENALGQIENIYLLKIINKTQQPQQYHLRLVDADGFELHGSSTFSIGAGEMSELPVSVAMLAERPASSSQVLTFEIQDSDQPDIRSSAQSRFVAPMNR from the coding sequence ATGAGCGACCGTATTCCCTTCCGAGTCATCGAGATTGCCCCCGCCGCCGTCAAACAGAGCAAAAGCCAGCCTGGCGGCGGCATTCACACCCGCAGCTTCACAGGCCTTTACCGTAACCTGCGCATCGGCTTCGCGGGCCTGCTGTTCGCATTGTTCTTCGGCACCGCCTGGCTGCAGTGGGGTGGCCGCCAGGCCGTGCTCTGGGACCTGGCCGAGAGCAAGTTTCACATTTTCGGCGCAACCTTCTGGCCGCAGGACTTCATCCTGCTGTCGGCGCTGCTGATCATCTGCGCCTTCGGCCTGTTCGCCATCACCGTGTTCGCAGGCCGGGTGTGGTGCGGTTACAGCTGCCCGCAAAGCACCTGGACCTGGCTGTACATGTGGTGCGAGAAGGTCTGCGAGGGTGACCGTAACCAGCGCATCAAACTCGCCGCCGCGCCCTGGGGCCTGCAAAAGCTCGCCCGGCGCAGCCTCAAGCACACGCTGTGGCTGGCCATCGGCTTGCTCACCGGGCTGACCTTCGTCGGCTACTTCACCCCGATCCGCCCGCTGGCGGCAGAGCTGCTGAGCTTCGAGCTCGAAGGCGTGGCGCTGTTCTGGGTGGTGTTCTTCACCGCCGCCACCTACCTCAACGCCGGCTGGCTGCGCGAGGCGGTGTGCCTGCACATGTGCCCCTATGCGCGCTTTCAGAGCGTGATGTTCGACAAGGACACCCTGGCGGTGGCCTACGACCCGGCCCGCGGCGAAGCGCGCGGGGCGCGCAAAAAGGGCAGCGACCCGCGCAGCCAGGGCCTGGGCGACTGCATCGACTGCACCCTGTGCGTGCAGGTGTGCCCCACCGGCATCGACATCCGCGACGGCCTGCAGATGGCCTGCATCGGCTGCGCCGCCTGCATCGACGCCTGCGACGAGGTGATGGACAAGATGGGCTACGCCCGCGGCCTTGTCGGCTACAAGTCCGAGCACACCCTGCAGGGCGGCACCACCCACTGGCTGCGCCCGCGCCTGCTGGGCTACGCCGCGGCGCTGCTGGTGATGATCGGCGCGTTGGTGATGGCCTTGCAGCAGCGCCCGATGGTGTCGCTGGATGTGATCAAGGACCGCGGCCTGTTCCGCGAAAACGCCTTGGGCCAGATCGAGAACATCTACCTGCTGAAAATCATCAACAAGACCCAGCAACCCCAGCAGTACCACCTGCGCCTGGTGGACGCCGACGGCTTCGAGCTGCACGGCAGCAGCACCTTCAGCATCGGCGCGGGCGAGATGAGCGAGCTGCCGGTGTCGGTGGCGATGCTGGCCGAGCGCCCGGCCAGCAGCTCGCAGGTACTGACCTTCGAGATCCAGGACAGCGACCAGCCCGACATCCGCAGCAGCGCACAAAGCCGCTTCGTCGCGCCAATGAACCGCTGA
- a CDS encoding cytochrome b — MSPTAFHPLARLVHWLMAVLIIAMLFIGVSMVGDLSTRHPLMVELHKATGLALLLLVVLRIALRLSLAHPPLPRELPPIQRLAAGASHLLLYLLMLAMPLLGWAMLSAGGYPRPLQLPAIAPHDLQLYAVLRQAHGWAGYLLFATVLVHLGAALMHALVRRDGVLRSMWPGPLRRGE, encoded by the coding sequence ATGAGCCCTACTGCCTTCCACCCCCTGGCCCGGCTGGTGCACTGGCTGATGGCCGTGCTGATCATCGCCATGCTGTTCATCGGCGTGAGCATGGTCGGCGACCTGTCCACCCGTCACCCGCTGATGGTCGAGCTGCACAAGGCCACCGGCCTTGCCCTGCTGCTGCTGGTGGTGCTGCGCATCGCCCTGCGCCTGAGCCTGGCGCACCCGCCGCTGCCCCGTGAACTGCCGCCGATACAGCGCCTGGCGGCCGGCGCTTCGCACCTGCTGCTGTACCTGCTGATGCTGGCCATGCCGCTACTGGGTTGGGCGATGCTCTCGGCCGGCGGCTACCCGCGCCCGCTGCAACTGCCGGCCATCGCCCCCCACGACCTGCAGCTGTACGCGGTGCTGCGCCAGGCCCACGGCTGGGCCGGCTACCTGCTGTTCGCCACGGTGCTGGTGCACCTGGGCGCCGCGCTGATGCACGCACTGGTGCGCCGCGACGGCGTGTTGCGTAGCATGTGGCCGGGCCCGCTGCGACGCGGTGAATGA
- a CDS encoding MgtC/SapB family protein, which produces MDTILAAIQAEFADITDARQVTQILVRLMMAALLGAVLGFERESKGKSAGVRTHMLVSMGAALFVLAPSMAGADAQALSRVIQGIVAGIGFLGAGTILKGNGQDTSHVKGLTTAAGLWMTAAIGTAAGMGREATALVSTVLALLVLGSMPLLVEKVEGESEEKRKEEEDRKH; this is translated from the coding sequence ATGGACACCATCCTTGCAGCCATCCAGGCCGAATTCGCCGACATCACCGACGCGCGCCAGGTCACGCAGATCCTCGTGCGCCTGATGATGGCCGCACTGCTGGGCGCGGTGCTGGGTTTTGAGCGCGAGAGCAAGGGCAAGTCGGCCGGGGTGCGCACGCACATGCTGGTGTCGATGGGCGCGGCGCTCTTCGTGCTGGCGCCGAGCATGGCCGGCGCCGACGCACAGGCGCTGAGCCGGGTGATACAGGGCATCGTTGCCGGTATCGGGTTTCTGGGGGCGGGTACCATTCTCAAGGGTAACGGCCAGGACACCAGCCACGTGAAGGGCCTGACCACTGCCGCCGGGCTATGGATGACCGCCGCCATCGGCACGGCCGCCGGCATGGGGCGCGAGGCCACGGCGTTGGTGAGTACGGTGCTGGCGCTGCTGGTGCTGGGCAGCATGCCATTGCTGGTGGAGAAGGTAGAGGGGGAAAGCGAGGAGAAGCGCAAGGAGGAGGAGGACAGGAAGCACTGA
- a CDS encoding catalase family peroxidase produces MTTPLNGPAKALRLAAIGATLVALGGGFAYAAGWVGPAKLTPQRIIDTFEAQAGHHPGYRKNHAKGLCVSGYFQASGQAASLSSARVFSQQNVPVIGRFAIGGANPFAPDTAVPVRSLAIQLSSDDGQVWRTGMNNPPVLAVSTPQGFYDQVLAGAPDPATGKPDPAKMQAFFAAHPESAAFRQWAAGYKPSDSFASTAYNSINAFQLIDAGGKAHPVRWALEPQTPFAPLPGQVDDKQFLQHDLKQRLAQGPLRWTLRLTLAEPGDPVDDPARPWPAERRSIDAGTLVLQQVDGPEQGACRDLNFDPLILPHGIEPSADPILAARSAAYSVSFNRRSHEALSEGAKP; encoded by the coding sequence ATGACCACTCCCCTGAACGGCCCCGCCAAGGCCCTGCGCCTGGCCGCCATCGGCGCCACGCTGGTGGCCCTTGGCGGGGGCTTTGCCTATGCCGCCGGCTGGGTCGGCCCGGCCAAGCTCACCCCGCAGCGCATCATCGACACCTTCGAAGCCCAGGCCGGGCACCACCCCGGCTACCGCAAGAACCACGCCAAGGGCCTGTGCGTCAGTGGCTACTTCCAGGCCAGTGGCCAGGCCGCCAGCTTGTCCAGCGCACGGGTGTTCAGCCAGCAGAACGTGCCGGTGATCGGCCGCTTCGCCATCGGCGGCGCCAACCCCTTCGCCCCGGACACCGCAGTGCCGGTGCGCAGCCTGGCGATCCAGCTGAGCAGCGACGACGGCCAGGTGTGGCGCACCGGCATGAACAACCCGCCGGTGCTGGCGGTCAGCACCCCCCAGGGGTTTTATGACCAGGTACTGGCCGGCGCGCCGGACCCGGCCACCGGCAAGCCGGACCCGGCAAAAATGCAGGCGTTCTTCGCCGCCCACCCGGAAAGCGCGGCGTTCCGCCAGTGGGCGGCGGGCTACAAGCCCAGCGACAGTTTTGCCAGCACCGCCTACAACAGCATCAATGCCTTCCAGCTGATCGACGCCGGTGGCAAGGCCCACCCGGTGCGCTGGGCGCTGGAGCCGCAAACCCCGTTCGCGCCCCTGCCGGGCCAGGTGGATGACAAGCAGTTCCTCCAGCACGACCTCAAGCAACGCCTGGCCCAAGGGCCGCTGCGCTGGACCCTGCGCCTGACCCTGGCCGAGCCCGGTGACCCGGTGGACGACCCGGCCCGCCCCTGGCCGGCCGAGCGGCGCAGCATCGATGCCGGCACCCTGGTGCTGCAACAGGTCGACGGCCCCGAGCAAGGCGCCTGCCGCGACCTGAACTTCGACCCGCTGATCCTGCCCCACGGCATCGAACCGTCCGCCGACCCGATCCTGGCCGCGCGCTCGGCCGCCTATTCGGTGTCGTTCAACCGCCGCAGCCACGAAGCCTTGAGCGAAGGAGCCAAGCCATGA
- a CDS encoding MerR family transcriptional regulator, translating into MTSQTYSISDLSRELDITTRAIRFYEEQGLLSPERKGLERIYSARDKVTLKLILRGKRIGFSLAECRELIELYDPTGGNLKQLNSMLVKIAERRAQLEQQMLDIQQMHLELDTAQERCEQALAATLNKQPHHR; encoded by the coding sequence ATGACCAGCCAGACCTACAGCATCTCCGATTTGTCCCGCGAGCTGGACATCACCACCCGGGCCATCCGCTTCTACGAAGAACAGGGCTTGCTCAGCCCCGAGCGCAAGGGCCTGGAACGCATCTATTCGGCGCGCGACAAGGTGACCCTCAAGCTCATCCTGCGCGGCAAGCGCATCGGCTTTTCGCTGGCTGAGTGCCGCGAACTGATCGAGCTGTACGACCCCACCGGCGGCAACCTCAAGCAGCTCAACAGCATGCTGGTGAAGATCGCCGAGCGCCGCGCCCAGCTGGAGCAGCAGATGCTCGATATCCAGCAGATGCACCTGGAACTGGACACCGCCCAGGAGCGCTGCGAGCAGGCCCTGGCCGCCACCCTGAACAAACAGCCCCACCACCGTTGA
- a CDS encoding MFS transporter: MNVAKDPATFTPASTLDLRPLMLVSMACTLSMMAFVALIGPIARLLGMATWQAGAAVTVAGVVWVLLARPWGQLADRYGRRRVLLLGSAGFTLAYWALCLFIDGALRWLPGATTAFVGLMLVRGLIGACYAALPVGANALIADHVEPQRRARAMASLGAANAVGLVLGPAVAALLARYSLSLPFYVLSVLPALAFVVLLFKLKPQPLPHAHAPQPVRLGDPRLRRPLLVAFCAMFSVTVSQIVVGFFALDRLQLPATEAAQAAGIALTTVGVALMLAQVLLRQLEWPPQKMIRIGACVSGLGFGAAAFASSAPWLWAAFAVAAFGMGFVFPAFSALAANAMQASEQGATAGSVGAAQGMGAVIGPLAGALVYTLDPRLPFLAVAALLVLLGLWPASADKRH; encoded by the coding sequence ATGAACGTTGCAAAGGACCCTGCCACCTTCACCCCCGCCAGTACCCTCGACCTGCGCCCACTGATGCTGGTCAGCATGGCCTGCACCCTGTCGATGATGGCCTTCGTCGCCCTGATCGGCCCCATCGCCCGCCTGCTCGGCATGGCCACCTGGCAGGCCGGTGCAGCGGTCACCGTGGCCGGCGTGGTGTGGGTGCTGCTGGCCCGGCCCTGGGGCCAACTGGCCGACCGTTATGGCCGGCGCCGCGTGCTGCTGCTGGGCAGCGCCGGCTTCACCCTGGCCTATTGGGCGCTGTGCCTGTTCATCGACGGTGCCCTGCGCTGGCTGCCGGGCGCCACCACCGCGTTCGTCGGTCTGATGCTGGTGCGCGGGCTGATCGGTGCCTGCTATGCCGCCTTGCCGGTGGGTGCCAATGCCTTGATCGCCGACCATGTCGAGCCACAGCGCCGGGCCCGGGCCATGGCCTCGCTGGGTGCGGCCAACGCCGTCGGCCTGGTGCTCGGCCCAGCGGTGGCGGCGTTGTTGGCGCGCTACAGCCTGAGCCTGCCGTTCTACGTGCTGTCGGTGCTGCCGGCGCTAGCCTTTGTGGTGCTGCTGTTCAAGCTCAAGCCGCAACCGCTGCCCCACGCCCATGCCCCGCAGCCGGTGCGCCTGGGCGACCCGCGCCTGCGCCGGCCGCTGCTGGTGGCGTTTTGCGCCATGTTCAGCGTGACCGTGTCGCAGATCGTGGTGGGCTTTTTCGCCCTCGACCGCCTGCAACTGCCGGCCACCGAGGCCGCCCAGGCCGCCGGTATCGCGCTGACCACCGTGGGCGTGGCGCTGATGCTGGCCCAGGTGCTGCTGCGCCAGCTGGAATGGCCGCCGCAGAAGATGATCCGTATCGGTGCCTGCGTTTCCGGGCTGGGCTTCGGGGCGGCGGCCTTCGCCAGCAGCGCCCCCTGGCTGTGGGCCGCATTCGCCGTGGCGGCGTTTGGCATGGGCTTCGTGTTCCCGGCGTTTTCCGCCCTGGCGGCCAATGCCATGCAGGCTTCCGAGCAGGGTGCCACCGCAGGCTCCGTGGGCGCCGCCCAGGGCATGGGCGCGGTGATCGGGCCGCTGGCCGGCGCCCTGGTGTACACCCTTGACCCGCGCCTGCCGTTCCTTGCCGTGGCCGCCTTGCTGGTGCTGCTGGGGCTATGGCCGGCATCGGCGGACAAGCGCCACTGA
- a CDS encoding 2-hydroxychromene-2-carboxylate isomerase, producing the protein MHKNLDFYFDLGSPASYLAWTQLPALCARHQAHLLYRPMLLGGVFQATGNASPVMVPAKGRYMFIDLARYAERYGVPFGLPLGFPVNTLNLMRGLIGTQLHAPERFEALLKVLFEGLWVQQRNLSDPDVLGRTLAEGGFDAQAFQTLAARADVKEALKAATQQAVERGLFGAPTCFVDRQMFFGQDRLDFVEQALAGQ; encoded by the coding sequence ATGCATAAAAACCTCGACTTCTACTTCGACCTCGGCAGCCCCGCCAGCTACCTGGCCTGGACTCAACTGCCAGCCCTGTGCGCCCGCCATCAGGCACACCTGCTGTACCGTCCGATGCTGCTGGGCGGTGTGTTCCAGGCTACCGGCAACGCTTCGCCGGTAATGGTGCCGGCCAAGGGGCGCTACATGTTCATCGACCTTGCCCGCTACGCCGAGCGCTACGGCGTGCCGTTCGGCCTGCCGCTGGGCTTTCCGGTCAATACCCTGAACCTGATGCGCGGTTTGATCGGCACGCAACTGCACGCACCCGAGCGCTTCGAGGCCTTGCTCAAGGTGCTGTTCGAAGGGTTGTGGGTACAGCAGCGCAATCTGTCCGACCCCGATGTGCTGGGCCGTACCCTGGCCGAGGGCGGCTTCGATGCGCAAGCCTTCCAGACCCTGGCCGCGCGTGCCGACGTCAAGGAGGCATTGAAGGCGGCAACGCAACAGGCAGTGGAGAGGGGCTTATTCGGCGCGCCTACCTGTTTTGTCGACAGGCAGATGTTCTTCGGCCAGGACCGGCTGGACTTCGTCGAGCAGGCATTGGCCGGCCAGTAA